Below is a genomic region from uncultured Fusobacterium sp..
TTTAGCAGTTGGAGTTATGATAGCTTATGGATCTTATATTCCAGAAAAATGGGATATAGTAAATAGTTCTTTTATAACTGTATTAGCGAATGCTTCTTTTGATATAATATCAGGAATAACTGTATTTTCAACTTTAGGGTATTTAGTAAATAGTATTGGAAGTGATTTTAATTCCTTTGGAAATGGAGCTGGAATAGCTTTTATAGCCTTTCCTATAGCAATTTCAGCTATTACTAATAATCAATTTTTACAAGGAATGATAGGATTTATATTTTTCTTCTGTTTATTTATAGCTGGACTTTCCTCAAGTATATCTATGTTAGAGGCTTTTACAACTGGGGCTTTAGATAAATTTAAAATAAAAAGGGAAAAATTAGTAGGAATAATATCTTTAATTGGATTATTAGGAAGTGCTTCTTTTTCAACTTATGCAGGATTTAATTATATTTTAGATATAGTAGATTCACATGTTGGTAACTATATAATTGCAACTTTAGGATTAGTAGAAACTATCTTAGTTTGTAAATATTATGGTGTAGAAAAAATAAGAATAGAAGCTAATGAATATTCGGATTTTGAAATAGGAAAATGGTTTGATGTATTGTTAAAATATGTAACTCCAGTTCTTTTAGGAATAACTGTAATTACTAATTTAGTAAAAGGAATAAAAGGAATGACAATACAAAATTTAGTTTTTGGATGGGGAACTATTTTAATAATGATAATAAGTGCAACAATATTTTATAAAAAAGAATGGGAAAGTAAAAGTGAAAGAGATTAGGTGGTAATATGAATACAAGTGCAGTAATAATGATGGTAGTAGGTTGTTCAATTGTTTGGGGTGGTCTTTTAATCTCAATAGGAATTAGTTTAAAAAAGGAAAAATAAATAAAATATTAAATGAGGCCAATAGCTACTAGTGGGTAGTAGTTACTGACCTCATTTTTATATAAAATATTTAGGTTAGGGGCTTATTATTTTTGAGTTCTCTTTTTAGCAAATATAAGAACTACAATAACTCCAATTATACCAACTGGAAAAGCGATAAACCAAGATTTTGTATATCCTATTAATACATAAGAAACAAATGATATAGCAGCTGCAGTTAAAGCGTAAGGTAATTGAGTATAAACGTGTGCTACGTGGTTACATTGAGATCCTGCAGAAGCCATGATAGTTGTATCAGAAATAGGTGAGCAGTGATCACCACAAACAGCTCCAGCCATACATGCAGATATAGAAATTATCATCATATGAGGATCATGCTCAAATACAGCAACAACTATAGGTATTAAAATACCAAATGTTCCCCAAGAAGTTCCAGTAGCAAATGCAAGACCACAACCTACTAAGAAAATAATAGCAGGTAACATATTAACAAGTCCTCCAGCTGCATGTTCCATCATTCCAGCAACATATGGAGCAGCTCCAAGGCTATCTGTCATAGCTTTTAATGACCATGCAAATGTTAAAATAAGAATAGCAGGAACCATTGCTTGGAATCCTTCTGGAATTGAATCCATACACTCTTTAAATGTAAGAGATCTTCTAGCTACATAGAAAATAACTGCTAATATTAAAGCGAACATACTACCAATAGCAAGACCTTGTGAAGCAACACTATTAGAGAAAGCTTCAACAAATCCAGTACCTGAGAAGAATCCTCCAGTATAGATCATACCAGTTATACAGAAAATTATTAAGAAAATGATAGGAACAACTAAATCTAAAACAGTTCCTTTAGTATTCTCTTCTTCTTTGTTATCCTTTTTCTCTTGACTTCTACCATCTGAGAATAAATCTCCTTTTAAAGCATTTAATTCATGTTTAGCCATAGGACCATAATCAACATTTAAAATAGCTATCATTAATAACATAAAGATTGTAAATAATGCGTAGAAGTTATAAGGAATAGCTTTTATAAATACAGCAAATCCATCTTCGCCTGGAACAAATCCACTAACAGCAGCAGCCCAAGAAGATACAGGAGCTATTATACATACAGGTGCAGCAGTTGCGTCAATTAAATATGCTAACTTAGCACGAGAAATATTATGTTTATCAGTAATTGGATACATTACACTACCAACAGTTAAACAGTTGAAATAGTCATCAATAAAGATTAAACATCCTAAAACAATAGTAGCTAATTGTGCTCCAACTCTAGTTTTTATTTTTTTACTAGCCCAAACTCCAAAAGCTTTAGATCCTCCAGCTTTATTCATAAGAGCAACCATTGTACCAAGAATAACAAGGAAGATAATAATACCTACGTTGTTAGAATCGCTGAGAACAGTTATTAAACCATCGTTTAATACATGAAGAGTAACCTTTTCAAGATTTGCTCCTGCATAAAAAATACCACCAGAAACAATACCTATAAATAATGAACTGTAAGCTTCTTTAGTAATGAGTGCAAGGACAATTGCTATAATAGGTGGCATTAGTGCCCAGAAAGTACCATAGAGTTTAGGTACATATTCAGCTTCTTCATTGGCAAATAAACATATAGAAAATGTAAAGAACAGCAATAGAAAAGAAAAACTTCTTTTTAGAAATTTGTGTTGCATAAATATTCCCCCTTCTCCTAAATAAAAATACGAATCACTAGAGAGATACTCAAAAGTGGTTCGTACTAATAAACTTTAACGATAAAGAAAGAATCCTTTAAAAATCTTGAAAATGATAGCACTCCACTTAAATTGTGACAGTACGTTGTATATTTTACAACGTCCCAAGATAATTAAAATTGTGCTTTTAATCATCTTTCGGCGATGTTCCCTTTCTTAATAAAAAGTGCACAAACATAACATTTATTAATAATAATGAATACCGCAACCTCTATCTCTACTATAATTCTTGTTGACCTTATTCTAGTCTTTTTTTTATAAAATGTCAATAGAAAAATGAAAAAAAATTTTAATTTTTATAAAAAATGAATAAGAGTGTTATTTTTTTGTGATAATAGTAAAGAAATTTAGACTCATATATAGTTCACAAACACTAATATTTATGTTAAAATATTAAAAAATAAAAATAATAAATTTAATGGAGAGAAACTATGGAAAATAAAAATGTAGTAGATGTATTGTTAGAACGTGGATACATAAAACAATTTACACACGAAGATGAAATAAGAGAAGTTTTAGGAAAAGAAAAAGTTACATTCTATATTGGATTTGATCCAACAGCAGATAGTTTACATGTAGGACATTTTATAGCTATGATGTTTATGGCTCACATGCAAAAATTTGGACACAGACCAATTGCTTTAGTTGGTGGTGGAACTGCTATGATAGGAGATCCTAGTGGAAGAACAGATATGAGACAGATGATGACAAAGGAAACAATTGCTCATAATGTGGCTTGTATAAAAAAACAAATGGAAAAATTTATCGATTTTAGTGATGGAAAAGCTATATTAGAAAATAATGCAGATTGGTTATTAAATCTTAACTATGTAGATTTTATTAGAGATATAGGAGCACATTTTTCTGTTAATAGAATGCTTGCTGCAGAATGCTTTAAACAAAGAATGGAAGCTGGATTATCTTTCTTAGAATTTAACTATATGCTTATGCAAGGATACGACTTTTTAGTATTAAATAAAAAATATGGATGTACATTAGAGCTTGGTGGAGATGACCAATGGTCAAATATGATAGCAGGAGTAGAATTAATAAGAAAAAAAGAGCAAAAACAAGCTTTTGCTATGACATGTACACTTTTAACTAATAGTGAAGGTAAAAAAATGGGAAAAACTGCAAAGGGAGCATTATGGTTAGATGCTAACAAGACAACTCCATATGAATTTTATCAATATTGGAGAAATGTTGCAGATGCTGATGTTGAAAAATGTTTAGCATTATTAACATTTTTACCAATGGATGAAGTTAGAAGATTAGGAGCTTTAGAAGGAGCAGAGATAAATCAAGCCAAAAAAGTTTTAGCTTTTGAAGTTACAAAATTAATTCATGGAGAAGAAGAGGCATTAAAAGCTCAACAAGGAGCAGAGGGAGCTTTTGGTGGAGGAGACATGAGTAATGTTCCTGCTATTAATTTTCCAAAAGAGAAAATAGGAATGGAACTTTTAGATTTATTACTTGAGCATAGATTAATTAAATCTAAAGGAGAAGGAAGAAAATTTGTAACACAAAATGGATTAACTGCAGCTGACAATAAAGTTACAGATTTTGCTATGAAAATAACAGAAGATTTATTTAAAGATGGGGAATTTGTAGTAAAAATAGGAAAGAAAAAAATATATAGAGTAGTTCTAAAATAATGAAAGGTGATTTTTTTGATAGACATAATATTGAGAAAAATGGAAGAAAAGGATATTCCAAATATATACAAATACATTCATCTCAATTATGTAAAAAAATATTTTCCTGATAAAGAGAAAGAGCAGTGGGAGGCACATAAAAGATGGTATTCTTTTGTAATAAATTCTCCCACATATCTTTTCTATACAGTTGAGAGTTTAAGTAGAGAGTTTTTAGGAACAGTAAAATTTGAAATTGTTACTAAAACTAAAGCCAATATAAGTATATATTTA
It encodes:
- a CDS encoding sodium-dependent transporter translates to MEETRELWNSRKGFIYAAIGAAIGLGNLWRFPFQAYKNGGGAFFLPYIVALFTCGIPLMILEYQLGRKVRGGSTKAFRMLGTKYEWLGWLQVMIPIIVMMFYCTIISIAVVFMVWSLGHAFGLVNWMSDPGKLMGVIVGSAKGPFDFSAGISKYMLTFILVVWFGNWIIVKKGIAGGIEKCSKVITPLLIILMMVFMVNSLRLKGAVIGLNALFTPDFDKILNPSIWVAAYAQVFFSTTLAVGVMIAYGSYIPEKWDIVNSSFITVLANASFDIISGITVFSTLGYLVNSIGSDFNSFGNGAGIAFIAFPIAISAITNNQFLQGMIGFIFFFCLFIAGLSSSISMLEAFTTGALDKFKIKREKLVGIISLIGLLGSASFSTYAGFNYILDIVDSHVGNYIIATLGLVETILVCKYYGVEKIRIEANEYSDFEIGKWFDVLLKYVTPVLLGITVITNLVKGIKGMTIQNLVFGWGTILIMIISATIFYKKEWESKSERD
- a CDS encoding methionine/alanine import family NSS transporter small subunit, which gives rise to MNTSAVIMMVVGCSIVWGGLLISIGISLKKEK
- a CDS encoding Na+/H+ antiporter NhaC family protein produces the protein MQHKFLKRSFSFLLLFFTFSICLFANEEAEYVPKLYGTFWALMPPIIAIVLALITKEAYSSLFIGIVSGGIFYAGANLEKVTLHVLNDGLITVLSDSNNVGIIIFLVILGTMVALMNKAGGSKAFGVWASKKIKTRVGAQLATIVLGCLIFIDDYFNCLTVGSVMYPITDKHNISRAKLAYLIDATAAPVCIIAPVSSWAAAVSGFVPGEDGFAVFIKAIPYNFYALFTIFMLLMIAILNVDYGPMAKHELNALKGDLFSDGRSQEKKDNKEEENTKGTVLDLVVPIIFLIIFCITGMIYTGGFFSGTGFVEAFSNSVASQGLAIGSMFALILAVIFYVARRSLTFKECMDSIPEGFQAMVPAILILTFAWSLKAMTDSLGAAPYVAGMMEHAAGGLVNMLPAIIFLVGCGLAFATGTSWGTFGILIPIVVAVFEHDPHMMIISISACMAGAVCGDHCSPISDTTIMASAGSQCNHVAHVYTQLPYALTAAAISFVSYVLIGYTKSWFIAFPVGIIGVIVVLIFAKKRTQK
- the tyrS gene encoding tyrosine--tRNA ligase, producing MENKNVVDVLLERGYIKQFTHEDEIREVLGKEKVTFYIGFDPTADSLHVGHFIAMMFMAHMQKFGHRPIALVGGGTAMIGDPSGRTDMRQMMTKETIAHNVACIKKQMEKFIDFSDGKAILENNADWLLNLNYVDFIRDIGAHFSVNRMLAAECFKQRMEAGLSFLEFNYMLMQGYDFLVLNKKYGCTLELGGDDQWSNMIAGVELIRKKEQKQAFAMTCTLLTNSEGKKMGKTAKGALWLDANKTTPYEFYQYWRNVADADVEKCLALLTFLPMDEVRRLGALEGAEINQAKKVLAFEVTKLIHGEEEALKAQQGAEGAFGGGDMSNVPAINFPKEKIGMELLDLLLEHRLIKSKGEGRKFVTQNGLTAADNKVTDFAMKITEDLFKDGEFVVKIGKKKIYRVVLK
- a CDS encoding GNAT family protein — encoded protein: MIDIILRKMEEKDIPNIYKYIHLNYVKKYFPDKEKEQWEAHKRWYSFVINSPTYLFYTVESLSREFLGTVKFEIVTKTKANISIYLVEKIRGKGYSEATIFHSIEELKFEKPQIKKICAYILEENEISKKTFIKNGFIYKGTKEYIGAEHLLYEKRISQEVRNDKKR